The segment AGTATCGAATTTCTGACCGGCTATTATTTTAGTTTCTCTAAGTCTGCCTGCTTCTTTAAATCCCACTTTTTCATAGCATGATATAGCAATTTTATTATAATCGTATACCTTTAAATACATATTGTGAAAATTTAATATATTAAATCCAAAATCCAGAATCAAATTTAGAGATTCTTGTCCATAGCCTTTGCTTTGATCTTCTTTTTTCCCAATGAAAACTCCTATTTCAGCACATCTATTTAGAGTATCTATATTTAATATCCCTATATTTCCAACCAAAGTATGTCTTTGCCTATCTACTATCGCAAAGTTATATTCTGTATTTTGAAGATGGGCTAATATCTCTCTTTCTTTTTCAGGTGTTATTATTTTTGATGCTGTCATTAGGCCTATGCTGATATCCAAATCATTAAGCCACCTCGTATAAAGCTCATAATCGTCCTGATTAATGGGTGATAGATAG is part of the Acetoanaerobium noterae genome and harbors:
- a CDS encoding GNAT family N-acetyltransferase gives rise to the protein MYYKKIEGKLCYLSPINQDDYELYTRWLNDLDISIGLMTASKIITPEKEREILAHLQNTEYNFAIVDRQRHTLVGNIGILNIDTLNRCAEIGVFIGKKEDQSKGYGQESLNLILDFGFNILNFHNMYLKVYDYNKIAISCYEKVGFKEAGRLRETKIIAGQKFDTIYMDMLASEFKSPVIADIVKKKNQVKK